The following are from one region of the Microbacterium paraoxydans genome:
- the hisI gene encoding phosphoribosyl-AMP cyclohydrolase: protein MTDTPKQDQVSIDDRIAQVAFNDDGLAPIIVQQWDSREVLMLAWVDAEALRRTLTSGRATYWSRSRQEYWRKGDTSGHIQVVREARLDCDGDALLLLVDQTGPACHTGTRTCFDTTDLDAVDGVSAS from the coding sequence ATGACCGACACGCCGAAGCAGGACCAGGTCTCCATCGACGACCGCATCGCGCAGGTCGCCTTCAACGACGATGGGCTCGCCCCGATCATCGTGCAGCAGTGGGATTCGCGTGAGGTGCTCATGCTCGCGTGGGTGGACGCCGAGGCGCTGCGCCGCACGCTCACCTCGGGACGCGCGACGTACTGGTCCCGCTCCCGCCAGGAGTACTGGCGCAAGGGAGACACGTCCGGGCACATCCAGGTCGTGCGGGAGGCCCGCCTCGACTGCGACGGGGATGCGCTCCTGCTCCTCGTCGACCAGACCGGACCCGCGTGCCACACCGGGACGCGGACGTGCTTCGATACCACCGACCTGGATGCCGTCGACGGGGTGAGCGCCTCGTGA
- the gmk gene encoding guanylate kinase: MAEERRTVPEVDRAAAARRAVERRRARASLKRDLTMRVVTPQAVLHRATDDPDSVEGSMRITDFLLALPAIGAGKRDRVLEQLHISPVKRLGGLGARQRRVLEEWLDDRFPVPAPRGARSRLLVLAGPTAVGKGTVAAHIRENNPEIHLSVSATTRPPRPGEIDGVHYYFVDDAEFDRLIADGELLEYAVVHNRSRYGTPRAPIDAALAEGKTVLLEIDLQGARQVREAEPSATLIFLLPPSWDELVHRLVGRGTEDAEERARRLRTAKVELAAQNEFDHLIVNEDVATAAREVVDLSTSSAR, translated from the coding sequence GTGGCTGAGGAACGCCGCACCGTCCCCGAGGTCGACAGGGCCGCCGCCGCCCGCCGTGCGGTCGAGAGACGGCGCGCCAGGGCCTCGCTCAAGCGGGATCTGACGATGCGCGTCGTCACTCCGCAGGCCGTGCTGCATCGCGCGACCGACGACCCGGACTCGGTCGAGGGCTCCATGCGCATCACCGACTTCCTCCTGGCCCTCCCGGCGATCGGCGCGGGGAAGCGCGACCGCGTGCTGGAGCAGCTCCACATCTCGCCGGTCAAGCGGCTCGGCGGGCTGGGCGCCCGGCAGCGCCGGGTGCTGGAGGAGTGGCTGGACGACCGGTTCCCCGTACCCGCCCCCCGCGGGGCGCGCAGCCGACTGCTCGTCCTCGCCGGCCCCACGGCGGTGGGCAAGGGGACCGTCGCCGCGCACATCCGCGAGAACAACCCCGAAATCCATCTGTCCGTCTCGGCGACCACCCGACCGCCACGCCCGGGCGAGATCGACGGCGTGCACTACTACTTCGTGGACGACGCCGAGTTCGACCGCCTGATCGCCGACGGCGAGCTGCTGGAATACGCGGTCGTGCACAACCGCTCGCGCTACGGCACCCCGCGCGCTCCCATCGACGCCGCCCTGGCCGAGGGGAAGACCGTGCTCCTGGAGATCGACCTGCAGGGCGCGCGCCAGGTGCGCGAGGCCGAGCCCTCGGCGACCCTCATCTTCCTCCTGCCGCCGAGCTGGGACGAGCTGGTGCACCGACTGGTCGGCCGTGGCACCGAGGACGCCGAGGAGCGAGCACGCCGGCTGCGGACCGCGAAGGTCGAGCTGGCGGCGCAGAACGAGTTCGACCACCTCATCGTGAACGAGGACGTCGCCACCGCCGCTCGCGAGGTCGTAGACTTGTCTACAAGCTCTGCGCGCTGA
- a CDS encoding primosomal protein N' family DNA-binding protein, which produces MSPESRRIARVLLESPLPQLDRLFDYALPPELGEVEPGVRVRVPLRTAGRVVDGFVVELDVEDDADRPLSEVESIVSAVPVLPDRLYRLARRVADRAAGSASDVLRLVIPKRQVRVEKAWTADAPTPLLEPEARDAAASVVGLYDGLQAVLDENGRAAVEAIPQLSDDTPGWARMLAASAATTLAAGKSTILVVPDHRDLDRLLAALDTFVPAEAIARYDSRQSNPDRYRSFLRTLEDAPCIVVGNRSAVYAPVVASLVALWDDGDSLLGEPLAPYVHARDAALLRQEAEGSALLFAGHTRTTEIERLVVHGWLRDVRATRRVLPRVVLSTPQEMEQPTPQRMPSSAFLAARSAAAEGPVLIQVSRPGFAPSLVCADCRAPARCPHCGGPLGARHRGAVPVCGWCGRGARAWTCPACSSTRLRLASSGSERTADELGRAFPGVRVIVADGSHPVERVDARPALVVATRGAEPLAEGGYRAVVLLDGPRMLQAPDLRIGEACLRWWSNAAALAAPGAPVHLVGVDGAVARALATWNHPAYARTELEQRAPLHMPPTARVALVEGSSAAVARALEALSELSLPSDAVLGPVPVESDDVPPRVRALVRFDYGAGSRVATTLRAAVVAEAVSGRRGRTKAARSTLAVRLDILDPEL; this is translated from the coding sequence ATCTCTCCGGAGAGCAGGCGCATCGCGCGGGTGCTTCTGGAATCGCCGCTGCCGCAGCTCGACCGCCTGTTCGACTACGCCCTTCCGCCCGAACTCGGCGAGGTCGAGCCCGGGGTCCGGGTGCGCGTGCCCCTGCGGACCGCCGGGCGCGTGGTCGACGGGTTCGTGGTGGAGCTGGACGTGGAGGACGACGCCGATCGTCCGCTCTCCGAGGTCGAGAGCATCGTGTCGGCCGTCCCCGTGCTGCCGGATCGTCTGTACCGACTGGCGCGGCGCGTCGCCGATCGCGCGGCAGGGTCGGCATCCGACGTGCTGCGGCTGGTGATCCCGAAGCGGCAGGTGCGGGTCGAGAAGGCCTGGACCGCCGACGCTCCGACGCCGCTCCTCGAACCCGAGGCCCGCGACGCGGCCGCGTCCGTGGTCGGACTGTACGACGGACTGCAGGCGGTGCTCGACGAGAACGGACGCGCGGCCGTCGAGGCCATCCCGCAGCTCAGCGACGACACACCGGGCTGGGCGCGGATGCTCGCTGCCTCCGCCGCGACGACGCTCGCGGCGGGGAAGTCGACCATCCTCGTCGTGCCCGACCACCGTGACCTCGATCGGCTGCTCGCCGCCCTCGACACGTTCGTCCCGGCGGAGGCGATCGCGCGGTACGACTCCCGACAGTCGAACCCGGATCGCTACCGCTCCTTCCTGCGCACGCTCGAGGACGCGCCCTGCATCGTCGTCGGCAACAGGTCCGCCGTGTACGCCCCTGTCGTCGCCAGCCTCGTGGCGCTGTGGGACGACGGCGACAGTCTTCTGGGCGAGCCGCTCGCACCCTACGTCCACGCCCGGGATGCGGCGCTGCTGCGGCAGGAGGCGGAGGGCTCGGCCCTGCTCTTCGCCGGTCACACGCGGACGACCGAGATCGAGCGGCTCGTCGTGCACGGCTGGCTGCGGGATGTCCGCGCGACCCGTCGCGTGCTCCCGCGTGTGGTGCTGAGCACACCGCAGGAGATGGAGCAGCCGACGCCCCAGCGCATGCCGTCGTCGGCCTTCCTCGCCGCCCGGAGTGCGGCCGCGGAAGGGCCGGTGCTCATCCAGGTCTCGCGGCCCGGCTTCGCGCCGTCCCTCGTCTGCGCCGACTGCCGGGCTCCCGCCCGATGCCCTCATTGCGGCGGTCCTCTCGGCGCCCGCCATCGTGGCGCGGTCCCGGTGTGCGGGTGGTGCGGGCGTGGTGCCAGGGCGTGGACCTGCCCGGCGTGCTCCTCGACCCGTCTCCGGCTCGCCTCATCCGGCAGCGAGCGGACCGCCGACGAGCTCGGACGAGCCTTCCCCGGCGTCCGCGTCATCGTCGCCGACGGCAGCCATCCGGTGGAGCGCGTCGACGCGCGCCCGGCCCTCGTGGTCGCGACGCGCGGCGCCGAGCCCCTCGCGGAGGGCGGCTACCGGGCCGTCGTCCTACTGGACGGCCCGCGGATGCTGCAGGCGCCGGATCTGCGCATCGGCGAAGCGTGTCTGCGGTGGTGGTCGAACGCCGCCGCCCTCGCCGCGCCGGGCGCCCCCGTCCACCTCGTCGGGGTCGACGGCGCCGTCGCCAGAGCCCTCGCCACGTGGAACCACCCCGCCTACGCGCGCACCGAGCTGGAGCAGCGCGCGCCGCTGCACATGCCGCCGACCGCCCGCGTCGCGCTCGTGGAAGGCTCGTCCGCCGCCGTGGCGCGCGCTCTGGAAGCCCTGTCCGAACTCTCCCTGCCCTCCGACGCGGTGCTCGGTCCCGTCCCCGTCGAATCGGATGACGTCCCGCCCCGGGTCCGGGCGCTCGTGCGCTTCGACTACGGCGCGGGGAGCCGCGTCGCGACCACCCTCCGTGCTGCCGTCGTGGCGGAGGCGGTGAGCGGACGCCGAGGCCGGACCAAGGCCGCCCGCAGCACGCTCGCGGTCCGCCTCGATATCCTCGATCCAGAACTCTGA
- a CDS encoding RsmB/NOP family class I SAM-dependent RNA methyltransferase: MNANDGRRPGSGRQHAGRERNGRGPNRSVQPARRVAYDVIRAVSDSDAYANLLLPTAIAEAGLDPQDAALATELTYGTLRRRGTYDAIIAAAADRPADAIDPAVLDALRLAVHQLVATRVASHAAVNESVNLVALTAGRGASSFANAVLRGIARESPGEWLVRIEAAARSDDERLALRAAHPVWIIRALRRALAAEGRVEELEALLEADNVSPEVTLVALPGLAEPQEPRRPYAATAFASPGGDPRLALAASDGAVRVQDEGSQLVALALTAATPLRTGERWLDLCAGPGGKTALLAAVARQNDAVLEANEVVPTRARLVRNALRAVPGEVTVHERDGRELAAERPEAFDRILVDAPCTGLGALRRRPEARWRKSPADVAELVPLQVGLLTAAVDALAPGGVVAYVTCSPHLAETTAVVEEVRRLRPELVELDARAVLHGVAQSPIDLADDGRAQTGSAQLWPHRHGTDAMFLALLQRPLEATDAPKEG, encoded by the coding sequence GTGAACGCGAACGACGGACGGCGCCCCGGCTCGGGTCGGCAGCACGCAGGCCGGGAGCGGAACGGCCGCGGCCCGAACCGGTCGGTCCAGCCGGCGCGCCGCGTGGCCTACGACGTGATCCGGGCGGTGTCGGATTCCGATGCCTACGCCAACCTGCTCCTCCCGACGGCGATCGCCGAGGCAGGGCTGGACCCGCAGGACGCGGCTCTCGCAACTGAGCTGACCTATGGCACGCTCCGTCGCCGGGGCACCTACGACGCGATCATCGCCGCCGCCGCCGACCGCCCCGCCGACGCGATCGACCCCGCGGTGCTCGACGCCCTCCGGCTCGCGGTGCACCAGCTTGTCGCGACGCGGGTGGCCTCGCACGCGGCCGTGAACGAGTCCGTGAACCTCGTGGCCCTCACAGCGGGGCGTGGCGCATCGAGCTTCGCCAACGCGGTGCTCCGGGGGATCGCCCGTGAGTCGCCGGGCGAGTGGCTGGTGCGAATCGAGGCGGCGGCGCGATCGGACGACGAACGCCTGGCCCTCCGAGCCGCGCATCCCGTGTGGATCATCCGGGCGCTGCGGCGCGCCCTCGCCGCCGAGGGGCGCGTCGAGGAGCTGGAGGCCCTGCTGGAGGCCGACAACGTCTCGCCCGAGGTCACCCTGGTCGCCCTCCCCGGGCTCGCGGAGCCGCAGGAGCCCCGCCGGCCCTACGCCGCCACGGCGTTCGCGTCTCCGGGAGGCGATCCGCGTCTCGCGCTGGCCGCCTCCGACGGTGCGGTCCGGGTGCAGGACGAGGGATCTCAGCTCGTCGCGCTCGCACTGACCGCGGCGACGCCGTTGCGCACGGGGGAGCGGTGGCTCGACCTGTGCGCGGGTCCCGGCGGGAAGACGGCCCTGCTCGCTGCCGTCGCTCGGCAGAACGACGCGGTCCTGGAAGCCAACGAGGTGGTGCCGACCCGCGCCCGGCTCGTGCGCAACGCCCTGCGTGCCGTCCCGGGCGAGGTCACCGTGCACGAGCGCGACGGCCGGGAGCTGGCGGCTGAGCGGCCCGAGGCGTTCGACCGGATCCTCGTGGACGCGCCCTGCACCGGCCTCGGCGCCCTCCGGCGGCGTCCGGAGGCCCGATGGCGGAAGTCCCCGGCGGACGTCGCCGAGCTCGTGCCGCTGCAGGTGGGCCTGCTCACGGCGGCTGTGGACGCTCTCGCACCCGGAGGCGTCGTCGCATACGTCACCTGTTCGCCCCATCTCGCGGAGACCACGGCTGTGGTCGAGGAGGTGCGGCGCCTCCGGCCGGAGCTCGTCGAGCTCGATGCCCGCGCGGTGCTGCACGGCGTGGCGCAGTCGCCGATCGATCTCGCCGATGACGGGCGGGCGCAGACGGGCAGCGCTCAGCTCTGGCCGCATCGGCACGGCACCGACGCGATGTTCCTCGCACTCCTGCAGCGCCCGCTGGAGGCGACAGACGCCCCGAAGGAAGGTTGA
- a CDS encoding Trp biosynthesis-associated membrane protein codes for MSIAQRGRSLSVTGFLLAGAIGIISSTQTWFTVQRADAGEDILVPGASALVLLAPLSLAVLALGAALAIAGRVVRVVFGVLAAAAALFLGWSTLQLLLGDAYGAVAATVTDTTGLAGSGAVHEVAASIVPSAWPFLSLIGWVILLAAAVLVLTTWRRWKVGGRRYRTDAPTGAPHDGPVDAVDSWDELSRGSDPTR; via the coding sequence GTGAGCATCGCGCAGCGCGGACGCTCCCTCTCCGTGACGGGGTTCCTGCTGGCCGGCGCCATCGGGATCATCTCCTCCACGCAGACCTGGTTCACGGTGCAGCGGGCGGACGCGGGGGAGGACATCCTCGTCCCCGGTGCCTCCGCCCTCGTGCTCCTCGCCCCGCTGAGCCTCGCGGTCCTGGCGCTCGGTGCCGCCCTCGCGATCGCCGGCCGGGTCGTGCGCGTCGTCTTCGGGGTCCTGGCAGCCGCGGCAGCGCTGTTCCTGGGCTGGTCCACGCTGCAGCTCCTCCTCGGCGACGCTTACGGCGCTGTCGCTGCGACGGTCACCGACACGACGGGACTCGCCGGAAGCGGAGCAGTCCACGAGGTCGCGGCGAGCATCGTGCCGTCGGCCTGGCCGTTCCTCTCCCTCATCGGCTGGGTGATCCTGCTCGCCGCCGCCGTCCTCGTGCTGACCACCTGGCGGCGCTGGAAGGTCGGCGGCCGCCGCTACCGTACCGACGCGCCGACCGGTGCGCCGCACGACGGCCCCGTCGACGCGGTCGATTCCTGGGACGAGCTGTCCCGCGGGTCCGACCCGACACGCTGA
- the hisG gene encoding ATP phosphoribosyltransferase, with translation MLRIAVPNKGSLSDTAAEMLAEAGYAGRRDPKTLHVIDAENDVEFFFLRPRDIATYVASGALDVGITGRDLLLDVQQPAREIEQLGFGASTFRFAGPPGRFTSVQDLDGVRVASAYPGLVGSFLRDQGVNAELVQLDGAVESAVRLGVADAVADVVSTGTTLRQAGLEIFGPVILESEAVLISRPGEADGVDTLLRRLRGVMVARRYVLLDYDLPTELVDQAVAIAPGRESATISPLRDPAWVAVRVMIPRRRVNQVMDDLYALGARAILVTAIHAARL, from the coding sequence ATGCTGCGCATCGCCGTTCCCAACAAGGGCTCGCTGTCCGACACCGCCGCCGAGATGCTCGCGGAGGCGGGCTACGCCGGCCGCCGCGACCCCAAGACCCTCCATGTCATCGACGCCGAGAACGACGTCGAGTTCTTCTTCCTCCGCCCGCGCGACATCGCCACCTACGTGGCCTCCGGCGCCCTCGACGTCGGGATCACCGGTCGTGATCTCCTCCTCGACGTGCAGCAGCCGGCGCGCGAGATCGAGCAGCTCGGCTTCGGGGCGTCCACGTTCCGCTTCGCCGGTCCTCCGGGACGCTTCACCTCCGTCCAGGATCTCGACGGCGTCCGCGTGGCCTCGGCCTACCCTGGTCTGGTCGGCTCCTTCCTCCGCGACCAGGGTGTGAACGCGGAGCTCGTGCAGCTCGACGGGGCCGTCGAGTCCGCGGTGCGCCTCGGTGTCGCCGACGCGGTCGCCGATGTCGTGTCCACCGGGACCACCCTCCGGCAGGCCGGGCTGGAGATCTTCGGCCCCGTGATCCTGGAGTCCGAGGCGGTGCTGATCAGCCGTCCCGGCGAGGCCGACGGCGTGGACACGCTGCTGCGCCGGCTCCGCGGAGTGATGGTGGCGCGTCGCTACGTGCTCCTCGACTACGACCTCCCCACCGAGCTCGTCGATCAGGCGGTGGCCATCGCCCCGGGTCGCGAGTCCGCGACGATCTCGCCGCTCCGCGACCCGGCCTGGGTGGCCGTGCGCGTCATGATCCCGCGTCGCCGGGTCAACCAGGTGATGGACGACCTGTACGCCCTCGGCGCCCGGGCCATCCTCGTCACGGCGATCCACGCGGCGAGGCTCTGA
- the fmt gene encoding methionyl-tRNA formyltransferase: MRLVFAGTPAAAVPTLRRLAAEHDIVAVVTRPDAPLGRKRVLTPSPVAQAAVELGLPVIHAARLDEAVTTEISALRPELGVIVAYGGLVREPLLSAPDAGWINLHFSLLPAWRGAAPVQRALIAGDAVLGASVFQLVAELDAGDVFAMRAVELPATATAGEALEALALDGAALTADVVAAIADGSARAVPQEGEPTFAGKLTLEDGLLDFREPFDAVYARFRGVTPEPGAHTTIDGQRLKILEARPAGAEAEDLRPGAMAGTRAEVLIGTATLPLAVTRLQPAGKGPMNAADWWRGLQGTTPVAGS, from the coding sequence ATGCGCCTCGTCTTCGCCGGCACTCCCGCCGCCGCGGTCCCCACTCTGCGACGCCTCGCCGCCGAGCACGACATCGTCGCCGTGGTGACGCGCCCCGACGCCCCCCTCGGGCGCAAGCGTGTGCTGACCCCGTCGCCGGTCGCTCAGGCTGCGGTTGAACTCGGCCTGCCGGTCATCCACGCTGCCCGGTTGGACGAGGCGGTGACCACCGAGATCTCGGCCCTCCGCCCGGAGCTCGGCGTGATCGTCGCGTACGGCGGACTCGTGCGCGAGCCGCTCCTGTCGGCGCCGGATGCCGGGTGGATCAACCTGCACTTCTCGCTCCTGCCGGCCTGGCGCGGCGCCGCGCCGGTGCAGCGGGCTCTGATCGCGGGAGATGCCGTCCTCGGCGCGAGCGTCTTCCAGCTCGTCGCCGAGCTCGACGCCGGCGACGTGTTCGCGATGCGCGCCGTCGAGCTCCCGGCGACCGCCACGGCGGGGGAGGCGCTGGAAGCTCTGGCTCTCGACGGTGCCGCTCTCACCGCCGATGTGGTCGCCGCGATCGCGGACGGCAGTGCCCGCGCCGTCCCGCAGGAGGGCGAGCCGACGTTCGCCGGCAAGCTGACGCTCGAGGACGGTCTCCTCGACTTCCGCGAGCCGTTCGACGCCGTGTACGCCCGGTTCCGCGGAGTCACGCCGGAGCCGGGAGCGCACACGACGATCGACGGTCAGCGGCTGAAGATCCTCGAGGCGCGACCCGCCGGTGCCGAGGCGGAGGACCTGCGACCGGGTGCCATGGCGGGCACGCGAGCAGAGGTCCTGATCGGGACGGCCACCTTGCCGCTGGCCGTCACCCGGCTGCAGCCCGCGGGCAAGGGCCCCATGAACGCCGCCGACTGGTGGCGGGGACTGCAGGGCACGACCCCGGTGGCCGGCTCGTGA
- the rpoZ gene encoding DNA-directed RNA polymerase subunit omega: protein MAGRNNGIIDPPIDNLLERVDSKYELVIYAAKRARQINDYYSDLHEGNLFDNVGPLVDSSVEDKPLTIALHEINEDKLRLRHAE, encoded by the coding sequence ATGGCCGGACGCAACAACGGCATCATCGATCCCCCCATCGACAACCTGCTGGAGCGCGTCGACTCCAAGTACGAGCTCGTGATCTACGCGGCCAAGCGCGCCCGTCAGATCAACGACTACTACTCCGACCTGCACGAGGGGAACCTCTTCGACAACGTGGGCCCGCTCGTCGACTCGTCGGTCGAGGACAAGCCGCTCACCATCGCCCTGCACGAGATCAACGAGGACAAGCTCCGCCTGCGTCACGCGGAGTAA
- the hisF gene encoding imidazole glycerol phosphate synthase subunit HisF — protein sequence MTLASRVIPCLDVADGRVVKGVNFENLRDMGDPVELARHYAAQGADEITFLDVTATVDARATTYDVVQRTAEQVFVPLTVGGGVRSVDDVARLLAVGADKVGVNSAAIARPELIGEIADRFGAQVLVLSLDVKRADTTRSGFVVTTHGGRTQTTLDALDWAREASERGAGELLVNSIDADGTRDGFDLELVRLMREVAPIPVIASGGAGRATDFAPAIKAGADAVLAASVFHTGALTVGDVKEALRAEGVLVR from the coding sequence ATGACCCTCGCGAGTCGCGTCATCCCGTGCCTGGACGTCGCGGACGGCCGCGTCGTCAAGGGCGTCAACTTCGAGAACCTCCGGGACATGGGCGATCCGGTCGAGCTCGCCCGCCACTACGCCGCCCAGGGCGCCGACGAGATCACGTTCCTGGACGTCACCGCGACGGTGGATGCGCGGGCCACGACCTACGACGTCGTGCAGCGCACCGCGGAGCAGGTCTTCGTGCCACTGACGGTGGGCGGCGGGGTGCGCAGCGTCGACGACGTCGCGCGGCTCCTCGCGGTCGGTGCGGACAAGGTCGGCGTGAACTCGGCGGCGATCGCCCGTCCCGAGCTCATCGGCGAGATCGCGGATCGCTTCGGTGCCCAGGTGCTCGTGCTCTCGCTCGACGTCAAGCGCGCCGACACCACGCGATCCGGCTTCGTCGTCACCACGCACGGCGGCCGCACGCAGACCACGCTGGATGCGCTCGACTGGGCGCGCGAGGCCTCCGAGCGCGGCGCGGGGGAGCTGCTCGTGAACTCGATCGACGCCGACGGCACCCGCGACGGCTTCGATCTCGAGCTCGTCCGCCTCATGCGCGAGGTGGCGCCGATCCCCGTGATCGCCTCCGGCGGTGCCGGACGCGCGACGGACTTCGCTCCGGCCATCAAGGCGGGGGCCGACGCCGTGCTCGCGGCGAGCGTGTTCCACACCGGGGCCCTGACCGTCGGCGATGTGAAGGAAGCGCTGCGCGCGGAAGGAGTGCTCGTCCGATGA
- the rpe gene encoding ribulose-phosphate 3-epimerase, giving the protein MDLPRAPRINPSILAADFVNMQAELARIATADFAHVDVMDNHFVPNLTFGPQMVQRIQETSPVPLDVHLMITDPDRWAPGYAELGAASVTFHLEAAGEPVALARRLRDIGARAGVAVKPATPVEGLFELLDEFDQILVMTVEPGFGGQGFLPETMPKLQALSAEARRRGSSVWLQVDGGISDATITQAAEAGADTFVAGSAVYGADDVEAAVTRLRDLARAGSLEG; this is encoded by the coding sequence ATGGATCTGCCCCGCGCCCCGCGCATCAACCCCAGCATCCTCGCCGCCGACTTCGTCAACATGCAGGCGGAGCTCGCCCGCATCGCGACGGCCGACTTCGCGCACGTCGACGTCATGGACAACCACTTCGTCCCGAACCTCACGTTCGGCCCGCAGATGGTCCAGCGCATCCAGGAGACGAGCCCGGTCCCGCTGGATGTGCACCTCATGATCACGGATCCGGATCGCTGGGCCCCGGGCTACGCCGAGCTCGGCGCCGCGAGCGTGACCTTCCACCTGGAGGCGGCGGGGGAGCCGGTGGCCCTCGCGCGTCGCCTGCGCGACATCGGCGCCCGTGCGGGGGTCGCGGTCAAGCCGGCGACGCCCGTCGAGGGACTCTTCGAGCTCCTGGACGAGTTCGATCAGATCCTCGTGATGACCGTGGAGCCCGGGTTCGGGGGGCAGGGCTTCCTGCCCGAGACCATGCCGAAGCTGCAGGCGCTGTCCGCCGAGGCGCGGCGCCGCGGCTCGTCCGTCTGGCTCCAGGTCGACGGCGGCATCTCCGACGCGACGATCACCCAGGCGGCCGAAGCGGGAGCCGACACCTTCGTCGCCGGATCCGCGGTCTACGGTGCGGACGACGTGGAGGCGGCCGTCACCCGGCTCAGGGACCTCGCGCGAGCCGGTAGCCTGGAGGGGTGA
- a CDS encoding phosphoribosyl-ATP diphosphatase — protein MKTFDELFAELSVKAETRPEGSGTVAELDGGVHAIGKKIVEEAAEVWMAAEYESDAAAAEEISQLLYHLQVMMLAKGLTLQDVYRHL, from the coding sequence GTGAAGACTTTCGACGAGCTGTTCGCCGAGCTCAGCGTCAAGGCCGAGACCCGACCCGAGGGATCGGGCACCGTGGCGGAGCTCGACGGCGGTGTGCATGCGATCGGCAAGAAGATCGTCGAAGAGGCCGCCGAGGTCTGGATGGCGGCGGAGTACGAGTCGGATGCCGCTGCCGCCGAGGAGATCTCCCAGCTCCTCTACCACCTGCAGGTGATGATGCTCGCGAAGGGCCTCACCCTGCAGGACGTCTACCGACATCTGTGA
- the metK gene encoding methionine adenosyltransferase, producing MSALRLFTSESVTEGHPDKICDQISDSILDGLLAKDPASRVAVETLVTTGLVHVAGEIRTDAYVDIPTIVRQVVNGIGYTSSDTGFDGDSCGVSVSVGEQSTDIAHGVDNAQEHRDGSSVDPLDGLGAGDQGIMFGFATTETPQLMPMAAWTAHRIAERLTEVRRSGLLPFLRPDGKTQVTLGYDRFTPKTVDAVVLSTQHNPDIAQDDLKAQIREHVIDPVLATTGLDLDDVTYYINPAGPFVTGGPKGDAGLTGRKIIIDTYGGAARHGGGAFSGKDPSKVDRSGAYATRWVAKNAVAAGLADRLEVQVAYAIGVARPVGLYVETFGTGRVSDEVITRAIDEVFDLRPQAIIEQLDLLRPIYAQTAAYGHFGRELPDFTWERTDRAEELRRAAGL from the coding sequence ATGAGCGCGCTGCGTCTGTTCACGTCCGAGTCCGTCACCGAAGGGCATCCGGACAAGATCTGCGACCAGATCTCGGACAGCATCCTCGACGGACTGCTCGCCAAGGACCCGGCCTCCCGGGTCGCGGTCGAGACGCTCGTCACGACCGGGCTCGTGCATGTGGCCGGCGAGATCCGCACCGACGCCTACGTCGACATCCCGACGATCGTCCGCCAGGTCGTGAACGGCATCGGCTACACGTCGTCCGACACCGGCTTCGACGGCGACTCGTGCGGCGTCAGCGTCTCGGTGGGGGAGCAGTCCACGGACATCGCCCACGGGGTCGACAACGCCCAGGAGCACCGCGACGGCTCGTCGGTCGATCCGCTCGACGGCCTCGGCGCCGGGGACCAGGGCATCATGTTCGGGTTCGCCACGACCGAGACACCGCAGCTCATGCCGATGGCCGCGTGGACCGCGCACCGCATCGCCGAGAGGCTGACGGAGGTGCGCCGCAGCGGGCTGCTGCCCTTCCTGCGGCCGGACGGGAAGACGCAGGTCACCCTCGGCTACGACCGCTTCACCCCGAAGACCGTCGACGCCGTCGTGCTCTCCACGCAGCACAACCCGGACATCGCCCAGGACGACCTGAAAGCGCAGATCCGCGAGCACGTCATCGATCCGGTCCTCGCCACGACCGGCCTCGACCTCGACGACGTCACCTACTACATCAACCCCGCGGGCCCCTTCGTCACGGGCGGCCCCAAGGGAGACGCCGGGCTCACCGGTCGCAAGATCATCATCGACACCTACGGCGGCGCCGCACGGCACGGCGGTGGTGCCTTCAGCGGCAAGGACCCGTCGAAGGTCGACCGCTCCGGCGCCTACGCGACGCGTTGGGTCGCCAAGAACGCGGTCGCCGCGGGACTCGCCGACCGCCTCGAGGTGCAGGTCGCCTACGCGATCGGCGTCGCCCGACCCGTCGGCCTGTACGTGGAGACCTTCGGCACCGGACGGGTGTCCGACGAGGTCATCACCCGCGCCATCGACGAGGTGTTCGACCTCCGACCGCAGGCCATCATCGAGCAGCTCGACCTGCTGCGGCCGATCTATGCGCAGACGGCCGCGTACGGGCATTTCGGCCGGGAGCTGCCGGACTTCACCTGGGAGCGGACGGACCGGGCCGAGGAGCTGCGGCGCGCTGCCGGGCTCTGA